In Sphingopyxis macrogoltabida, the sequence CGACGCTGGCATTGCCTTTGTAAAGCTTGAGGCGGACGGTGCCCGACACCTTTTCCTGGCTGTGGTCGATTGCCGCCTGCAGCATTTCGCGTTCGGGGGCGAACCAGAAGCCGTTGTAGATGAGTTCGGCATATTTCGGCATCAGCTCGTCCTTGAGGTGCGCCGCGCCGCGATCGAGCGTGATGCTTTCGATGCCGCGGTGCGCCCGCGCATAGATTTCGCCGCCCGGGGTCTCGTACATGCCGCGCGACTTCATGCCGACGAAGCGGTTCTCGACGAGGTCGAGGCGGCCGATGCCATGCTTGCGGCCGAGATCGTTGAGCGCCGCGAGCAGCGTCGCGGGCGACATCGCCTGTCCGTTCAGCGCGACGCCGTCGCCGCGTTCGAAATCGATCGTGATATATTCGGGCGTGTCGGGCGCATCCTCCGGGTTCACCGTGCGCGAATAGACGTAATCCGGCGTCTCTTCCCACGGATCCTCGAGCACCTTGCCCTCCGACGAGGTGTGGAGGAGGTTCGCGTCCGTGCTGAACGGGCTTTCGCCGCGCTTGTCCTTGGGAACCGGGATCTGGTGCTGCTCGGCCCACGCGATCAGCGCGGTGCGGCTGGTGAGGTCCCAGTCGCGCCAGGGTGCGATCACCTTGATGTCGGGATTGAGCGCGTAGGCGCTGAGTTCGAACCGCACCTGGTCGTTGCCCTTGCCGGTCGCGCCGTGCGCGACCGCGTCGGCGCCGGTTTCCTTGGCGATCTCGACCAGCCGCTTCGAGATCAGCGGGCGCGCGATCGACGTGCCGAGCAGATAATCGCCCTCGTAACGCGCATTCGCGCGCATCATCGGGAAGACGAAATCGCGGACGAATTCCTCGCGGACGTCGTCGATATAGATATGCTCGGGCTTTACGCCCATCAGCACGGCCTTCTCGCGCGCCGGGCCCAATTCCTCGCCCTGTCCGAGGTCGGCAGTGAAGGTCACGACTTCGCAGCCATAGGTCACCTGCAGCCATTTCAGGATGACGCTGGTGTCGAGCCCTCCCGAATAGGCGAGGACGACGCGCTTGATGGAATCGGACATGATGGTTCCCTTGGCGAGAAAAGACGGTCGCGCGCCTAACAGGACCGCCCCCGCGGCGCAACGCCTTGGCGCGTTCTTACAAGTATCGGGCGCGAATATACGCCAAGATGCGATGGGGTATGTGGGGGAGAAATTGGTCATGCGGACGATATTGGCGATAGCGGCGCCCTTGCTGGCGCTGGCAACGGCATCTTCGACGACCGGCGGCGGCGGGTCGATGCCCGATCCGGCGCGCGAATATCACCAGAATGTCGACTGCCATAACGCCTATGACCGGCTGGTGAGCGACCTCCACGCCGGCACCGCGATCTCGCCCGCCGAGCGCGAATGGGCGGTGGCGCACGAAGCTGCGGCGAATGGCGGCACGCCCTGCGCGCCGCCCCTGCCCGAAATGATCGCGCGCGGCGACGCGTGGCGGATCCGCACCATCGAAGGCCGCGACACCGCCGCCGCCTTTTACCACAAGCAAAAGGACCCGGCGGCGCTCAGCGAACTCGGCATGGCGTGGCTGGGCGGCACGGTCGAGGGCGGCACCCCGCAAGAGGGGCTGGAAATGATCAACGAGGCGGCAAAGCTGGGCGACCCGGTCGCGCTGTTCACGATGGGGACGGTATATGCCGCGGGCGCGCTGGGGGCGAAGCAGGATTATGCCAAGGCATTCGAACTGCTGAGCCAGTCCGCGGCGGCGGGCCATATCGACGCCATTTATCGCGTCGGGCTCCAATATCATGAGGGTCTCGGCGTCAAGAAGGACTATAAGAAGGCCTTTGAACATTTCCGCATGGCGGCCGAGCGCGGCCATTTCTACGCGATCATCATGGCGTTCGATATGATCAACAGCGACCGCGGCGTGAAGCAGGACTTCAACCTCGCCTATCGCCTGTCGCGCACCGTCGCCGAACAGGGCGAACCCTATGGCGCCGTGATGGCGGCATCGTCGCTCCTCCAGATGAAAGACCCGCTCAAGAATGAGGACGAGATTCTCTATTGGATGGACGAGGGTATCAACAAGGGCGACGAGAATATCCGCAACCAGTTGATCCCCCTGCGCGAGCGGGTCGTCGCCGCCTTCACCAAGGCCAAGGCGCCGCCGCAATATGTGCCTCGAGCGTTCAAGGCCTGCCCGATGAAGACGGTGTGCACGGTCAATCATTATTCGGGGCTGCAAAGCTGCACCACGAACAAGGATTACTGGAACGACTGCGACGGTTAGCCGGAGCCCCGGAGAGCCGGTCAGCCGGCCCGCGTCCAGTCCATGAACCAACCGTCGTCCCACGTCCGGCCGCCATCGCGCGAAACGCCCTGGAACCAGCGACAACTGGTCGGCGTGATCCGGTCCCAGACGCCGCGATAAAGCTCGTCCCCCTTCTCGCCCTCGCCTGCGGAGAGGAAGGTGCCGACGCCATCCTCGAACACGCCAAGCTGCCCTGGCACGCCGATCACGCCCGATTTGGCGTTGACCCAATGGTCGGACCAGATTTTCTTTTCGACGTCGAGCAGGCGGAGGCCCATGCCCGAAAAGCCGCGGGCCGGGATGCGCAACTCCTCGACGCTCGCAATGCCGCCGAGGATGGCGACCACGGTCGCTTCGCCGGCAAACTCGATCCACTTGTCCCCTTCGCGGAAGCGGTTGTGGATTCGCCACTCACCGGTGAGGAAGTCGAAGTCGCCGGGCTTGCCCACGGGTCTGGGGTCGATTGCGGCAACCGCCGCTGCGGGAATCAGGCTGGTCATCATCGCTCCTGTGCTGAGGGCGATCATGCGGCGTCGGTCGATCTGGCTCATGAAATCGCTCCTTGATGGAGCGCCGGTGTAGAGCGGCCTACCTGACATTTTCTGTCAGTTATTTTCTGCTAGGACGAAAACATGCGCGCGAGCC encodes:
- a CDS encoding tetratricopeptide repeat protein yields the protein MRTILAIAAPLLALATASSTTGGGGSMPDPAREYHQNVDCHNAYDRLVSDLHAGTAISPAEREWAVAHEAAANGGTPCAPPLPEMIARGDAWRIRTIEGRDTAAAFYHKQKDPAALSELGMAWLGGTVEGGTPQEGLEMINEAAKLGDPVALFTMGTVYAAGALGAKQDYAKAFELLSQSAAAGHIDAIYRVGLQYHEGLGVKKDYKKAFEHFRMAAERGHFYAIIMAFDMINSDRGVKQDFNLAYRLSRTVAEQGEPYGAVMAASSLLQMKDPLKNEDEILYWMDEGINKGDENIRNQLIPLRERVVAAFTKAKAPPQYVPRAFKACPMKTVCTVNHYSGLQSCTTNKDYWNDCDG
- a CDS encoding argininosuccinate synthase; amino-acid sequence: MSDSIKRVVLAYSGGLDTSVILKWLQVTYGCEVVTFTADLGQGEELGPAREKAVLMGVKPEHIYIDDVREEFVRDFVFPMMRANARYEGDYLLGTSIARPLISKRLVEIAKETGADAVAHGATGKGNDQVRFELSAYALNPDIKVIAPWRDWDLTSRTALIAWAEQHQIPVPKDKRGESPFSTDANLLHTSSEGKVLEDPWEETPDYVYSRTVNPEDAPDTPEYITIDFERGDGVALNGQAMSPATLLAALNDLGRKHGIGRLDLVENRFVGMKSRGMYETPGGEIYARAHRGIESITLDRGAAHLKDELMPKYAELIYNGFWFAPEREMLQAAIDHSQEKVSGTVRLKLYKGNASVVGRKSPHSLYSERHVTFEDDAGAYDQKDAAGFIKLNALRLKLLAKRDR